One genomic window of Paraburkholderia phytofirmans PsJN includes the following:
- a CDS encoding tannase/feruloyl esterase family alpha/beta hydrolase, with amino-acid sequence MKCTSIALAAAATLTLAACGGNDLGSAANTGANSSALPQLSAATPGTLAGNCAALAAKLSFANTVFTTVTDVAAGTLKVAGKSIAEHCLIQGSMNQRVSSVDGKTYAIGFEMRLPIAWNGRFFYQPNGGLDGNVVTATGEIGGGGPTSDALNMGFAVISSDAGHSSAQNPLFGLDPQARIDYGYNAVATLTPMAKQVIKLAYGKAPDRSYFDGCSNGGRHALVAAARSSAEYDGIIAGDPGFHLPKAAVGEMWSAQQLAKVATATTSNGLPDITTGFTATERQMVASKILSKCDALDGATDGLIQDIKACQANFSLATDVPTCTNNVRDGTCLTSAQKDAVGNVFSGARNSAGTALYASFPYDAGLGPGWSAWKQANSITLDPAAAAFTFTTPPQTAAVLSQLSAYALNFSMDTDAPKIFATSGAYSESAWSFMTPPDETNLSALKQRGAKLMVYHGTSDPVFSSNDTTDWYQRLTAANSGDASNFARLYTIAGMNHCSGGPSTDQFDMLTPLVAWVEQGKAPDSVVATARDASNVTPNSDVPTGWGAGRTRPLCPYPKVARYQGGDVSAASSFACS; translated from the coding sequence ATGAAGTGCACCTCTATCGCGCTCGCGGCGGCTGCTACGCTCACACTCGCCGCGTGCGGCGGCAACGATCTCGGCAGCGCCGCCAACACCGGCGCCAATTCATCCGCCTTGCCGCAACTGAGTGCGGCCACGCCCGGCACGCTGGCGGGCAATTGCGCGGCACTCGCTGCGAAGCTCTCATTCGCCAACACCGTCTTCACCACGGTGACGGACGTCGCGGCAGGCACGCTGAAAGTCGCCGGAAAATCCATCGCCGAACATTGCCTGATTCAAGGCAGCATGAATCAGCGGGTCAGCAGCGTGGACGGCAAGACCTACGCGATCGGCTTCGAAATGCGCCTGCCGATTGCATGGAATGGGCGTTTCTTCTATCAGCCCAACGGCGGACTCGACGGCAATGTGGTCACGGCCACCGGCGAGATCGGCGGCGGCGGTCCCACCAGCGACGCGCTCAACATGGGCTTCGCGGTCATCAGCTCGGACGCGGGGCACAGCTCGGCGCAAAATCCCCTGTTCGGTCTCGATCCGCAGGCACGGATCGACTACGGCTACAACGCAGTCGCCACGCTCACGCCGATGGCCAAGCAGGTCATCAAGCTCGCGTACGGCAAGGCGCCGGATCGCAGCTACTTCGACGGCTGCTCCAACGGTGGACGTCATGCGCTGGTCGCGGCGGCACGCTCATCGGCGGAGTATGACGGCATCATTGCGGGCGACCCGGGCTTTCATCTGCCGAAGGCGGCCGTCGGCGAAATGTGGAGCGCGCAGCAGCTCGCGAAAGTGGCGACCGCGACGACCTCGAACGGCCTGCCCGATATCACGACCGGCTTCACCGCGACGGAACGTCAAATGGTGGCGTCGAAAATACTGTCAAAGTGCGATGCACTCGACGGTGCGACAGACGGCCTCATTCAGGATATCAAGGCATGCCAGGCAAACTTCAGCCTTGCTACCGACGTGCCGACCTGCACGAACAACGTCCGCGACGGCACGTGTCTGACGAGCGCGCAGAAAGACGCCGTCGGCAATGTGTTCTCCGGCGCGCGCAACAGCGCGGGCACGGCCCTCTATGCAAGCTTCCCCTACGACGCCGGACTCGGCCCGGGCTGGTCCGCATGGAAGCAGGCCAACTCGATCACGCTCGACCCGGCCGCCGCTGCCTTCACGTTCACCACGCCGCCGCAAACCGCTGCCGTGCTGAGCCAGTTGTCCGCGTACGCGCTGAACTTCAGCATGGACACCGACGCGCCGAAGATCTTCGCGACCAGCGGCGCGTACAGCGAGTCTGCCTGGTCATTCATGACGCCGCCCGACGAAACCAATCTGAGCGCGTTGAAGCAGCGCGGGGCAAAGCTGATGGTCTATCACGGCACGAGCGACCCGGTGTTTTCATCGAACGACACGACCGACTGGTATCAGCGGCTCACGGCAGCCAATAGCGGCGACGCGTCGAACTTCGCGCGCCTTTACACGATTGCCGGCATGAACCACTGCAGCGGCGGGCCGAGCACCGACCAGTTCGACATGCTCACGCCGCTCGTCGCATGGGTCGAACAGGGCAAGGCGCCGGACAGCGTGGTCGCCACTGCGCGCGACGCGAGCAATGTCACACCGAACTCCGACGTGCCCACAGGCTGGGGCGCGGGACGCACGCGGCCGCTTTGCCCGTATCCGAAGGTGGCGCGCTATCAGGGCGGCGACGTCAGCGCCGCGAGTAGTTTCGCTTGTAGCTGA
- a CDS encoding CaiB/BaiF CoA transferase family protein, with protein sequence MTLPLAGVRVLDLSNVLAGPFCAYQLALLGAEVIKVEHPEGGDLARRLGADKDASARNMGASFVAVNAGKQSVTLNLKDPRGKAILRELVKTADVLVENFRPGVMTRLGLDFEALREVNPKLVYCAISGFGMDGEFSKRPAYDQIIQGISGVMSVTGDADSAPLRVGYPVSDTVGGLTAAFGICAALLDARATGHGRMLDVSMLEATLATMGWVVSNFLNAGVTPTPMGNENFTAAPSGTFKTGDGPLNIAANENKQFVSLCQLIGRADLLDDPRFSERNARKMNRAALKAEIEAALARDSAANWEARFFEAGVPAGRVMSVPEILAHPHLESRGFIREFAADATTERQRVTRAGFRLHDADTAPGTPAPVLSAHTREQLAALGYDDAHIDQLRAEGVV encoded by the coding sequence ATGACGCTGCCGTTGGCTGGAGTCCGCGTACTGGACTTATCGAATGTATTGGCCGGGCCGTTTTGCGCGTATCAACTCGCGCTGCTCGGCGCCGAAGTGATCAAGGTCGAGCATCCGGAAGGCGGCGATCTGGCGCGGCGTCTTGGCGCCGACAAGGACGCGTCGGCGCGCAACATGGGCGCCTCGTTCGTCGCCGTGAACGCGGGTAAGCAGTCGGTCACGCTCAATCTGAAAGACCCGCGCGGCAAGGCGATTCTGCGCGAGCTCGTCAAAACCGCGGACGTGCTGGTCGAAAACTTCCGGCCCGGTGTGATGACACGGCTCGGCCTCGATTTCGAGGCGCTGCGCGAGGTCAATCCGAAGCTCGTGTATTGCGCGATCTCCGGCTTCGGCATGGACGGCGAGTTTTCAAAGCGGCCTGCCTACGATCAGATCATTCAGGGCATCTCCGGCGTGATGAGCGTGACCGGCGACGCCGACAGCGCACCGTTGCGCGTCGGCTATCCGGTGTCGGACACGGTGGGCGGTCTCACGGCGGCGTTCGGTATTTGCGCCGCGTTACTCGATGCGCGCGCCACGGGACATGGCCGCATGCTCGATGTGTCGATGCTCGAAGCCACGCTCGCGACCATGGGCTGGGTCGTTTCGAACTTCCTGAACGCAGGCGTTACGCCAACGCCGATGGGCAACGAAAACTTCACGGCCGCGCCGTCGGGCACTTTCAAAACCGGCGACGGCCCGCTCAATATCGCCGCTAACGAAAACAAACAGTTCGTGAGCTTGTGTCAGTTGATCGGCCGAGCGGATCTGCTCGACGATCCGCGTTTTTCCGAGCGCAACGCGCGCAAGATGAATCGCGCCGCGTTGAAAGCGGAAATCGAAGCGGCACTCGCGCGCGACAGCGCTGCGAACTGGGAAGCGCGTTTCTTTGAAGCCGGCGTACCGGCCGGCCGCGTGATGTCGGTGCCGGAGATTCTCGCGCATCCGCATCTGGAGTCGCGCGGCTTCATTCGCGAATTCGCCGCGGATGCCACCACGGAACGCCAGCGCGTGACCCGCGCCGGTTTTCGTCTGCACGACGCGGACACGGCACCGGGCACGCCCGCACCGGTTCTCTCGGCCCACACACGCGAACAACTCGCCGCGCTCGGTTACGACGACGCACACATCGATCAACTACGCGCCGAAGGAGTGGTCTGA
- a CDS encoding porin → MQASARLLLCGALCAVSGAAAAQSSVTLYGIIDTGIEYVSHANAAGKSVFRMPSVTGELPSRWGLRGNEDLGGGYSAVFTLESGFNVRAGDLGQGGRLFGRQAFVGIKSPYGTVSFGRQYTMTYLALMGADLIGPDIYGLGSLDAYVPNARADNSVVYLGSYAGVTLGANYSFGRDSAGTGNSPGQGTCTGSVAGQATQCREWSVMLKYDAPLFGVAASYEEQRGGSTAAANFFDGIAPTPLTRAADKDIRTHVSAYANLGKAKLGLGWLNRRVEPGADTIASVRSNLFFVAASYNVTPAFIVDGEVYHITNSEHDTRATMGTLRTTYLLSKRTAVYAQGSYLANSAKAHYSVSGGGGGTTPTAGTGQTGAMVGIRHSF, encoded by the coding sequence ATGCAAGCATCCGCACGTCTATTACTCTGCGGCGCATTGTGCGCGGTCAGCGGCGCCGCAGCGGCCCAATCGAGCGTGACGCTCTACGGCATTATCGATACCGGCATCGAATACGTTTCGCACGCGAACGCCGCGGGCAAGAGCGTGTTCCGCATGCCGTCGGTCACGGGCGAACTGCCTTCGCGCTGGGGACTGCGCGGCAATGAAGACCTGGGCGGAGGCTATAGCGCGGTCTTCACGCTGGAAAGCGGCTTCAACGTGCGCGCCGGCGATCTCGGCCAGGGCGGCCGGCTGTTCGGGCGTCAGGCGTTCGTTGGCATCAAGAGTCCGTACGGTACGGTCTCGTTCGGCCGCCAATACACGATGACGTACCTCGCGCTGATGGGCGCGGATCTGATCGGCCCAGACATCTACGGTCTGGGCTCGCTCGACGCTTACGTGCCGAATGCCCGCGCCGACAACTCGGTGGTCTACCTCGGCAGCTATGCGGGCGTCACGCTCGGCGCGAACTACTCGTTCGGCCGCGACTCGGCCGGCACCGGCAATTCGCCGGGCCAAGGCACGTGTACGGGATCGGTCGCCGGACAGGCCACTCAATGCCGCGAATGGTCCGTCATGCTGAAGTACGACGCGCCGCTCTTCGGCGTCGCGGCATCGTATGAAGAGCAGCGCGGCGGCAGCACCGCGGCGGCGAATTTCTTCGACGGCATCGCGCCGACTCCGCTCACCCGCGCCGCCGACAAGGACATCCGCACGCATGTGAGCGCCTACGCGAACCTCGGCAAGGCCAAGCTCGGCCTGGGATGGCTCAACCGTCGCGTCGAACCGGGCGCGGACACGATTGCCAGCGTGCGCTCCAATCTGTTCTTCGTGGCCGCGTCGTACAACGTGACGCCCGCTTTCATCGTCGACGGCGAGGTGTATCACATCACCAATAGCGAGCACGACACGCGCGCCACGATGGGCACGCTGCGCACCACCTATCTGCTTTCGAAGCGCACCGCTGTCTACGCCCAAGGCTCGTACCTTGCCAATAGCGCGAAGGCGCACTACTCGGTCAGCGGCGGCGGCGGCGGCACGACGCCCACGGCAGGCACCGGCCAGACCGGCGCGATGGTCGGCATTCGTCATTCGTTCTAG
- a CDS encoding citryl-CoA lyase → MTQAFDAAKLAADYWSTSIIDIHPGSINVRGFPIQELIGNISFPQMIWLMLRGELPDTEQARLFEAALVSSVDHGPHAPSIAISRMATSCGLPLNGAMASAINALDDVHGGAGQQAVELYDAIDVRMQAGATLEHAVEQGVDAFIAAHGKYLPGFGHRFHPVDPRAPRLLALVDENVRAERISGRYAVIARGIEALLMSRKSKPVPMNIDGATAVIYAELGFAPELARGVFCLSRAVGILSHAWEQRGRKERNKGPMPRQMAYTYTGKPERHLP, encoded by the coding sequence ATGACGCAAGCATTCGATGCAGCAAAGCTCGCTGCCGACTACTGGAGCACCTCGATCATCGACATTCATCCGGGCTCGATCAACGTGCGCGGTTTCCCGATTCAGGAGTTGATCGGCAACATCAGCTTTCCTCAGATGATCTGGCTGATGCTGCGCGGCGAATTGCCCGACACCGAGCAGGCGCGGCTGTTCGAAGCGGCGTTGGTGTCGTCGGTGGATCATGGGCCGCATGCGCCGTCGATTGCCATCTCGCGGATGGCGACCAGTTGCGGCTTGCCGCTGAACGGCGCGATGGCCTCGGCAATCAACGCGTTAGACGACGTGCACGGCGGCGCGGGCCAGCAGGCGGTCGAACTGTATGACGCGATCGACGTCCGCATGCAAGCGGGCGCCACGTTGGAACACGCCGTCGAACAAGGGGTGGATGCGTTCATCGCGGCGCACGGCAAATATCTGCCGGGCTTCGGGCATCGGTTTCATCCGGTCGATCCGCGTGCGCCGCGGCTCCTGGCGCTGGTGGACGAGAACGTGCGTGCGGAGCGTATAAGCGGACGCTATGCCGTGATCGCGCGCGGCATAGAAGCGCTGCTGATGAGCCGCAAGAGCAAGCCCGTGCCGATGAATATCGACGGGGCCACCGCCGTGATCTACGCCGAACTCGGTTTTGCGCCCGAGCTGGCGCGCGGCGTGTTCTGCCTGTCGCGCGCGGTCGGCATTCTGTCGCATGCATGGGAACAACGCGGACGCAAGGAGCGCAACAAAGGTCCGATGCCGCGCCAGATGGCCTACACGTACACCGGCAAACCCGAGCGGCATTTGCCTTAA
- a CDS encoding response regulator encodes MKTILVVDDEFDILTVWRLLLERHGYTVLTASNGAAALEQIRNTRPDIIVSDCMMPVMSGLQLCAELNADSDLRAIPIILCSAAADIPVQPNPRIEYARKPLSFDALLTMLQRMGA; translated from the coding sequence ATGAAAACCATTCTGGTCGTGGACGATGAGTTCGACATCCTGACAGTCTGGCGGCTGCTGCTGGAGCGGCACGGCTATACCGTGCTGACGGCGTCGAACGGGGCCGCCGCGCTCGAACAGATACGCAATACCCGGCCCGACATCATCGTGTCGGACTGCATGATGCCGGTCATGTCGGGGCTGCAATTGTGCGCGGAGCTGAATGCCGATTCAGATCTGCGCGCCATTCCAATCATCCTGTGCAGCGCAGCCGCGGATATCCCCGTGCAGCCGAATCCCCGCATTGAATATGCGCGTAAGCCGCTTTCATTCGATGCCTTGCTGACCATGCTTCAACGTATGGGCGCGTAA
- a CDS encoding IclR family transcriptional regulator, with the protein MPTPADKSNTKESEGVAVIDRACAILFAFRPDDYALTLAELAARTGLYKSTLLRLAGSLIQHRLLLRLDDGRYQLGSATFMLGALYQRSLNLGDIVVPLMRELAETSGESVSFYVRDEAVRVCLHRVDSRHAVRFHVREGDVLPLESGSGGLALLAFGGMPGAPYEKIREDFYCVSIGERDRETAGISMPVFGVRQSLRGVLTLAGPSSRIDQAFLERNLGALFDCAARATDALGGDSRAMRNAQRRAAEVQDK; encoded by the coding sequence ATGCCAACGCCCGCGGACAAATCGAACACGAAGGAAAGCGAAGGTGTTGCCGTCATCGATCGTGCTTGCGCCATCCTGTTCGCCTTCCGGCCGGACGATTACGCGCTCACGCTCGCCGAACTGGCGGCGCGCACGGGGCTTTACAAGAGCACGTTGTTGCGGCTCGCGGGCTCGTTGATCCAGCATCGCCTGCTGCTGCGTCTCGACGACGGCCGCTATCAGCTCGGCTCCGCCACCTTCATGCTGGGCGCGTTGTACCAACGCAGCCTGAACCTCGGCGATATTGTCGTGCCGCTCATGCGCGAGCTCGCGGAAACCAGCGGCGAAAGCGTGTCGTTCTACGTGCGTGACGAGGCGGTGCGGGTGTGTCTGCATCGGGTGGATTCGAGGCATGCGGTGCGTTTTCACGTGCGCGAAGGCGACGTGCTGCCGCTGGAAAGCGGCTCGGGCGGCCTTGCATTGCTCGCGTTCGGCGGCATGCCGGGCGCGCCGTACGAGAAGATTCGCGAGGACTTCTACTGTGTGTCGATCGGCGAACGCGACCGGGAGACGGCGGGTATTTCCATGCCGGTATTCGGCGTGCGGCAGAGCCTGCGTGGCGTGCTGACGCTGGCCGGCCCGAGCTCGCGTATCGACCAGGCGTTTCTCGAACGCAATCTCGGCGCGCTATTCGATTGCGCGGCACGCGCCACCGACGCCTTGGGTGGCGATTCGCGCGCCATGCGCAACGCGCAGCGGCGTGCGGCCGAAGTTCAGGACAAGTAG
- a CDS encoding MarR family winged helix-turn-helix transcriptional regulator produces MRDRPNLLSMMSKNQNTPAEPAATRTRRSSLRLTYVIGSLDRILRRRMTEALAPLGLTLAQFTALSVLEAKGQASNAQVAERSFITPQSANEVMNAMAARNWVSREPDPRHGRIVLLQLTDEGRAVLRDCEQAVKTIEKQMMEGIELDAAGAVQTHLETFVRNLRG; encoded by the coding sequence ATGCGGGATAGACCGAACCTCCTGTCCATGATGAGCAAAAATCAAAATACGCCTGCCGAGCCCGCCGCCACGCGCACTCGCCGTTCGAGCCTGCGCCTGACCTATGTGATCGGCAGTCTCGACCGCATCCTGCGGCGCCGCATGACCGAAGCGCTCGCGCCGCTCGGCCTGACGCTCGCCCAATTCACCGCGCTTTCCGTGCTCGAAGCCAAAGGACAGGCGTCCAATGCGCAGGTCGCCGAGCGTTCGTTCATCACGCCGCAATCGGCCAATGAAGTGATGAACGCGATGGCCGCCCGCAACTGGGTGAGCCGCGAACCGGATCCGAGGCACGGCCGCATCGTGCTGCTGCAACTCACGGATGAAGGGCGCGCCGTGTTGCGCGATTGCGAGCAGGCCGTCAAGACCATCGAAAAGCAAATGATGGAAGGCATCGAGCTCGACGCCGCCGGCGCAGTCCAAACCCACCTCGAAACTTTCGTTCGTAATCTGCGCGGCTAG
- the mhpT gene encoding 3-(3-hydroxy-phenyl)propionate transporter MhpT, which produces MNSTEATTVPAASSRTGAFVTLGLCFAIALLEGLDLQSVGVAAPRMAREFGLSVAQMGLAFSAGTFGLLPGAMFGGRLADRIGRKRVLVISACLFGLLSIMTALVSDFHTLVIVRVLTGIGLGGALPNLIALSSEAVEPRSRGTAVSVMYCGIPFGGVIASVIGVLSAGDTEWRHIFYVGGAGPLVLVPLLLVFLADSKAFTKASRDGQVKPAPVGEILFGGTRGLSTVQIWVSYFCTLIVLYFLLNWLPSLMAASGLTRAQVGYVQIFFNIGGGIGALCIGMLMDRMRSGVVVAGMYVGIIASLATLSTAHGFGALAASAFFAGMFVIGGQSVLYALSAAFYPTAMRGTGVGAAVAVGRIGSVVGPLAAGQLLAMGRSSSTVIGASIPVTLIAAAAALLLLRRPRADD; this is translated from the coding sequence TTGAACTCGACCGAAGCCACCACGGTCCCGGCAGCGTCGAGCCGGACAGGCGCCTTCGTCACCCTCGGATTGTGCTTTGCCATCGCTCTGCTCGAAGGACTCGACCTGCAGTCGGTCGGCGTCGCCGCACCGCGCATGGCGCGCGAGTTTGGTCTTTCGGTCGCGCAAATGGGACTCGCGTTCAGCGCCGGCACTTTCGGCTTGCTGCCCGGCGCGATGTTCGGCGGACGGCTCGCCGACCGCATCGGCCGCAAGCGCGTGCTGGTGATATCCGCTTGCCTGTTCGGCCTGCTGTCGATCATGACCGCGCTGGTGAGCGACTTTCACACGCTCGTGATCGTGCGCGTGCTGACAGGTATCGGACTCGGCGGTGCATTGCCGAATCTGATCGCGTTGTCGTCGGAAGCGGTGGAACCGCGCTCGCGTGGCACCGCGGTGAGCGTGATGTATTGCGGCATTCCGTTCGGCGGCGTGATTGCGTCGGTGATCGGCGTGTTGAGTGCGGGCGACACCGAGTGGCGTCACATTTTCTATGTCGGCGGTGCGGGACCGCTCGTGCTGGTGCCGCTGCTGCTCGTATTCCTCGCGGATTCGAAGGCGTTCACCAAAGCATCGCGCGATGGACAAGTCAAGCCCGCGCCCGTCGGCGAAATCCTGTTCGGCGGCACGCGTGGTCTCTCCACCGTGCAGATCTGGGTCAGCTACTTCTGCACGCTGATCGTCCTCTACTTTCTGCTCAACTGGCTGCCCTCGTTGATGGCCGCGAGCGGGCTGACGCGCGCGCAAGTCGGCTACGTGCAGATCTTTTTCAACATTGGTGGCGGCATCGGCGCGTTGTGCATTGGCATGTTGATGGATCGCATGCGCTCGGGCGTGGTGGTGGCCGGCATGTATGTCGGGATCATCGCTTCGCTCGCGACGCTTTCGACGGCGCACGGCTTCGGCGCGCTCGCGGCTTCTGCTTTCTTCGCGGGGATGTTCGTGATCGGCGGCCAATCGGTGCTGTACGCGCTTTCCGCAGCGTTCTATCCGACCGCCATGCGCGGCACTGGTGTCGGCGCGGCGGTGGCGGTGGGCCGTATCGGCTCGGTAGTCGGGCCGCTCGCCGCAGGTCAATTGCTGGCGATGGGGCGCAGTTCGTCGACCGTGATCGGCGCGAGCATTCCCGTCACGCTGATCGCGGCAGCCGCCGCGCTGCTCCTGCTGCGCCGCCCGCGCGCCGACGACTGA
- a CDS encoding ATPase domain-containing protein: MTNHESQTSSRSNVETGVPGLDEILGGGLVRGGVYLLEGMAGAGKTILSSQIGFHRVSQGEKVLYMTLIAESHDKLLGHLKGLSFFDEKAVAQQMLFVSGYHELMKDGLDGFLKLIASSIYDYRPSLMIIDGFRSAREFSETELSLSKFIHELNALVAAMDCTTLLLAPLSGNEPHPEHTLVDGLIELNRYSDGMRRAREIEVHKMRARNHLMGKHFFRIAESGLLMFPRLEAQCAAQAGPVDLKTRLGFALPHLDGLLGGGFAQGSTTTLVGPSGVGKTLLCLQFLAAGVARGERCLYLGFYEGPQRLIGKAEAVSIGLANAYQDGRLVIQWQPAIELAVDELAATALATVKKIGASRIVIDGVEGFRDSALRTERFGLFLNALLHQLREACITTLLTEELPLYADPGHARSVRVSALTENLVLLRYAETDTGLRRMISVVKQRESAHDTSLRELVISSQGLDVIENPASAASLHAPAGLSATLQPRRNT, encoded by the coding sequence ATGACTAACCACGAATCTCAGACGTCTTCCCGATCCAACGTGGAAACGGGTGTCCCCGGTCTCGACGAGATCCTGGGCGGAGGTTTGGTCCGCGGCGGCGTGTATCTGCTGGAGGGCATGGCCGGCGCCGGCAAGACGATCCTGTCGAGCCAGATTGGTTTTCATCGTGTAAGCCAGGGCGAGAAGGTGTTGTACATGACCTTGATCGCCGAATCGCACGACAAGCTGCTAGGCCATCTCAAGGGTCTGAGTTTCTTCGATGAGAAGGCGGTCGCCCAGCAGATGCTGTTCGTGTCCGGCTATCACGAGCTGATGAAGGACGGCCTGGATGGCTTCCTCAAGCTGATTGCCTCGAGCATTTACGATTACCGTCCGAGCCTGATGATCATCGACGGCTTTCGGAGCGCGCGTGAATTCAGCGAGACCGAGCTGTCGCTGTCCAAGTTCATCCACGAGTTGAATGCGCTGGTCGCGGCCATGGATTGCACGACCTTGCTGCTCGCGCCGCTGTCCGGCAACGAACCGCATCCGGAACATACGCTCGTCGACGGCCTGATCGAACTGAACCGCTACAGCGACGGCATGCGCCGCGCGCGCGAAATCGAAGTCCACAAGATGCGCGCGCGCAATCATCTGATGGGCAAGCATTTCTTCCGCATCGCCGAAAGCGGGCTCTTGATGTTCCCGCGCCTCGAGGCGCAATGTGCCGCGCAAGCCGGTCCAGTGGATCTGAAAACGCGGCTCGGCTTCGCCCTGCCGCATCTGGACGGCCTGCTGGGCGGCGGCTTTGCGCAAGGCTCCACGACTACGCTGGTCGGGCCGTCGGGCGTCGGCAAGACTCTCCTGTGTCTGCAGTTTCTCGCGGCCGGCGTCGCGCGCGGCGAACGCTGCCTGTACCTCGGCTTTTACGAAGGACCGCAACGTCTGATCGGCAAAGCCGAGGCCGTGTCGATCGGACTCGCAAACGCGTATCAGGACGGCCGGCTCGTGATTCAATGGCAACCGGCCATCGAACTGGCCGTCGACGAGCTGGCGGCCACCGCGCTCGCCACGGTCAAGAAGATCGGCGCGTCGCGCATTGTCATCGACGGCGTGGAAGGGTTTCGCGATTCCGCGTTGCGTACCGAACGCTTCGGCTTGTTCCTGAATGCGCTGCTGCACCAGCTTCGCGAAGCCTGCATCACCACGTTGCTGACCGAAGAGCTGCCGCTTTACGCCGATCCGGGCCACGCGCGGAGCGTGCGCGTTTCGGCGCTGACGGAAAACCTGGTGCTGCTGCGTTACGCCGAAACGGACACGGGTCTGCGGCGCATGATTTCCGTGGTCAAGCAGCGTGAAAGCGCCCACGACACTTCCTTGCGCGAGCTCGTGATTTCGTCTCAAGGCCTCGATGTCATCGAAAATCCGGCGAGTGCTGCCAGCCTGCATGCGCCGGCCGGCCTGTCGGCCACACTTCAGCCGCGACGAAATACCTAG
- a CDS encoding MFS transporter produces MASLPIDASGASPHSSAGAPALTPGVNARIDRLPATRAVWMLVLLLSIGGWFEFYDLFFTAYVGPGLVKSGVYSTTTASFFGVSGLGAFVAASFAGLFIGTFFLAGMADRYGRKTVFTVSLLWYSAATLIMALQSTAPAINLWRLIAGIGVGVELVTIDTYVSELVPKHLRGRAFAFVHLVQYTAVPSVAFLAWWLVPRTPFGLDGWRWVVIIGALGAVVVWAIRRRLPESPRWLAQQGRAAEAEQVLQALEAKVAAQYGKPLPPAVPTVEPATTKAAFREIWQPPYRKRAITMLVFNLFQAIGFYGFASWVPTLLVSKGVTITHSLLYSFVIAASNPFGPLIGMAIADRIERKTLIVLSALGIAVFGSLFAMQTSPAMLMTLGVLITLSGTLLSVGYHAYQTELFPTRLRARAVGFVYSMSRLSAMFSGFMIAFALRHFGVSGVFALISASMVMVMGAIGIFGPRTNHRNLDEISH; encoded by the coding sequence ATGGCAAGCCTGCCGATCGACGCGTCCGGCGCGTCGCCCCACTCAAGCGCCGGCGCGCCGGCGCTCACGCCCGGCGTCAACGCGCGCATCGACCGCCTGCCCGCGACGCGCGCGGTGTGGATGCTGGTGCTCCTGCTGTCGATCGGCGGCTGGTTCGAGTTCTACGATCTGTTCTTCACGGCGTACGTCGGCCCGGGCCTCGTCAAAAGCGGGGTTTACTCGACGACCACCGCGTCGTTCTTCGGCGTGTCCGGACTCGGCGCATTCGTGGCGGCGTCGTTTGCCGGGCTCTTCATCGGCACGTTCTTTCTGGCGGGCATGGCCGACCGCTACGGCCGCAAGACCGTGTTCACCGTGTCGCTGCTGTGGTACTCCGCCGCGACGCTCATCATGGCGCTGCAAAGCACGGCGCCCGCCATCAATCTGTGGCGCCTGATCGCCGGCATCGGCGTGGGCGTCGAACTGGTGACGATCGATACCTACGTCAGCGAACTCGTGCCTAAACATCTGCGCGGCCGTGCTTTTGCGTTCGTGCATCTGGTGCAGTACACCGCTGTGCCGTCGGTTGCGTTTCTCGCGTGGTGGCTGGTGCCGCGCACGCCGTTCGGACTCGACGGCTGGCGCTGGGTCGTGATCATCGGCGCGTTGGGCGCGGTGGTGGTGTGGGCGATTCGCCGGCGCTTGCCGGAAAGCCCGCGCTGGCTCGCTCAACAAGGCCGCGCCGCCGAAGCCGAGCAGGTGCTGCAGGCGTTGGAAGCGAAAGTCGCCGCACAATACGGCAAGCCTCTGCCGCCCGCGGTACCGACTGTCGAACCGGCGACCACCAAGGCTGCCTTCCGTGAAATCTGGCAGCCGCCGTATCGCAAACGCGCGATCACGATGCTCGTCTTCAATCTGTTCCAGGCGATCGGCTTTTACGGCTTCGCCTCATGGGTGCCGACGCTCCTCGTCTCCAAAGGCGTGACGATCACGCACAGTCTGCTGTACTCGTTCGTGATCGCTGCTTCGAATCCGTTCGGGCCGCTGATCGGCATGGCGATCGCGGACCGCATCGAACGGAAGACGTTGATCGTGCTGTCGGCGCTCGGCATCGCCGTGTTCGGCAGCCTGTTCGCGATGCAAACCTCGCCCGCCATGCTGATGACGCTTGGCGTGCTGATCACGCTGAGCGGCACGCTGCTTTCGGTCGGCTATCACGCGTATCAAACCGAACTCTTCCCCACGCGTTTGCGGGCGCGCGCCGTCGGCTTCGTCTACTCGATGTCGCGTCTCTCCGCGATGTTCTCCGGCTTCATGATCGCGTTCGCGCTGCGTCACTTCGGCGTGAGCGGCGTGTTCGCGTTGATCAGTGCGTCGATGGTGATGGTGATGGGCGCGATCGGCATCTTCGGGCCACGGACCAACCATCGCAATCTCGACGAGATTTCGCACTGA